The following proteins are encoded in a genomic region of Streptococcus constellatus subsp. constellatus:
- a CDS encoding CD1107 family mobile element protein — MKTNLKKNKKLFGAGLGILLIVTAIVVGMFASSRIVFAQGGLLPTFISPTEAPTSDNAVQTGAEVNVKYIFENEMIFKEEKIKAKKGQLLDSGDLPELSDDMKFIDEFLFYEVKGDGKDEISRKVERTKIKDKESQTGNGETQTELSKDDISKMKKEAKELQDKLDKLNCELKDKDKLSDKQKEKIKDLEDEIESLKGKVKKGKGNKDLSVDMKKEIDKLTEKVKELEKKAAGTNKAHITSQSVTPISPISGIKSSSGISPQTPQTSISSTGKGSSDKVSSDNTTKDASKTEVKEKEKEVHYPNKLTAKAPANKSQDSSIDGTSKSVNTNKGIASSSSKARASVTENKDNANKDYPIHHGDGSDNKKTDQYTADARQFITFQTKNGKTFYLIINHDETQENVMLLTEVSEDDLLNMVEKKETPKREVVKEEPVKEEVKPEKKDEKSNLGTYIILLLVVGGALGAGYYFKVVKKKEDKELEALEEEDDDFFSEAESEEEINDADEVEDEE; from the coding sequence ATGAAAACCAATTTGAAAAAGAATAAGAAATTATTTGGAGCAGGACTTGGGATTTTGCTTATAGTTACAGCCATAGTTGTTGGAATGTTTGCAAGTAGTAGGATTGTATTTGCACAAGGTGGCTTACTTCCAACATTTATAAGTCCAACAGAAGCACCTACAAGTGACAATGCTGTTCAAACAGGAGCAGAAGTAAATGTAAAATACATTTTTGAGAATGAAATGATTTTTAAAGAAGAAAAGATAAAAGCTAAGAAAGGGCAGCTGCTTGATAGCGGAGATCTTCCAGAGCTTTCCGATGATATGAAATTTATTGATGAATTTCTGTTTTATGAAGTGAAGGGAGATGGAAAAGATGAGATTAGCCGTAAGGTAGAAAGGACAAAAATCAAGGATAAAGAAAGTCAGACGGGAAATGGGGAAACACAGACAGAACTTTCTAAAGACGATATTTCCAAAATGAAAAAAGAGGCAAAAGAGCTTCAGGATAAACTTGATAAGTTAAATTGCGAACTTAAGGACAAAGACAAATTAAGTGATAAGCAAAAGGAAAAAATCAAAGACCTTGAAGATGAGATTGAGAGCCTAAAAGGAAAAGTAAAAAAGGGCAAGGGAAATAAAGACTTATCAGTTGATATGAAAAAGGAAATAGATAAGCTGACTGAAAAGGTCAAAGAACTTGAGAAAAAGGCTGCGGGAACAAATAAAGCCCATATAACATCGCAGTCAGTTACACCGATTAGTCCAATTTCTGGTATTAAGTCAAGTTCAGGTATTTCTCCTCAAACACCACAGACTTCTATAAGTAGTACTGGTAAAGGTTCATCTGATAAAGTAAGCTCAGATAATACTACAAAGGATGCAAGTAAAACGGAAGTAAAGGAAAAAGAAAAGGAAGTTCACTATCCCAATAAGTTGACAGCTAAAGCTCCTGCGAATAAAAGTCAGGACTCATCAATTGATGGTACAAGCAAGAGCGTAAATACTAATAAAGGAATAGCTTCATCGTCATCAAAGGCAAGAGCGTCCGTTACGGAAAATAAAGATAATGCAAATAAGGACTATCCGATTCATCATGGAGATGGCAGTGATAATAAAAAAACAGATCAGTATACAGCAGATGCAAGGCAGTTTATTACCTTCCAAACTAAAAATGGAAAGACTTTTTATTTAATCATCAACCATGATGAGACACAAGAAAATGTAATGCTTCTTACAGAAGTATCCGAAGATGATTTACTGAATATGGTAGAGAAAAAAGAAACACCAAAACGGGAAGTAGTAAAAGAAGAACCTGTTAAGGAAGAAGTAAAGCCTGAGAAGAAGGACGAAAAGAGTAATTTAGGAACCTATATTATTTTGCTTCTTGTAGTAGGTGGTGCATTAGGAGCAGGCTACTATTTTAAAGTTGTGAAAAAGAAAGAAGATAAAGAACTTGAAGCCTTAGAGGAGGAAGATGATGATTTCTTTTCTGAAGCTGAAAGCGAGGAAGAAATAAATGATGCAGATGAAGTAGAAGATGAAGAATAA
- a CDS encoding CHAP domain-containing protein, with translation MGKKLKKDFKERHKASLEREMFHSKTDTIPEESKLKHNDDYRGKIVHEKERFQDKVHEKTSKVSADNEKSYGTSKRNEKYRASDKGDVNSAIETGRSDYITEVKDGKIYDPLGKDLDNDGIIDRYDNDFRDSDYFESTYDVEDNLHNKAENTNSFSKSQKVQKKNYKRKNYTESLYTRKKDDVLKENKADDKKTGKDAVSGKVHSSLSKDQKKKLKKDMVKVSALSGIAKGSETVRDYLSHGSDENQGVEAGEKTADTSSKLIHGIKKYSDKKGAKRGYDLTNKDYKIRKRKSKLEFRDAKKELKKTDEYKRASAYKRFQKKNQAKAVISRENKSRLRDRIKEGLIGTLKSSKDMIIRKAKGLMLIFIGIIILGTFVINFAGTGMTGFMNSTSSVLTTSYLSKPNVLSEINQKFSDMEGELQSEVDHVKENYPGYDEYILNNTEYIGHNVHELLSYITSRCGEVKSVSEVESILKELFESMYDLEYREEIEIRYRMVTETYTDEDGNEYTESHEEPYEYKKLIVTLHKKEMDSIIRKVFANYPDNLKHYEALFLAQGNMGEVFGNSDLISANGGVGGGKEYEASTEVQKKIVNAAYITPSPGAGWCAMWVSQVYQNAGLGYIGGNANDMYRNYTFTSDRSKLKVGMLVAVESSSSGGTAGLTYGHVGIYIGDGKVIDNIGHIRVTTLDDWIATFCKHHPVGFGFPPNVNR, from the coding sequence ATGGGAAAGAAGCTGAAAAAGGATTTTAAGGAAAGGCATAAGGCAAGCCTTGAAAGAGAGATGTTTCATAGTAAAACAGATACGATACCTGAAGAAAGTAAGCTAAAACATAACGATGATTACAGAGGTAAAATCGTTCATGAGAAAGAACGGTTTCAGGATAAAGTGCATGAAAAAACAAGTAAGGTAAGTGCTGATAATGAAAAGTCTTATGGAACATCCAAGAGAAACGAAAAATATAGAGCTTCAGATAAGGGAGACGTAAATTCCGCAATTGAAACGGGAAGATCAGATTATATTACGGAGGTTAAGGATGGAAAAATCTATGATCCTTTAGGAAAAGACCTTGATAATGATGGGATTATAGACAGATACGACAATGACTTTAGGGATAGCGACTATTTTGAGTCAACCTATGATGTCGAGGATAATCTTCATAATAAAGCAGAAAATACAAATAGCTTCTCAAAAAGCCAAAAAGTTCAAAAGAAAAATTATAAGAGAAAAAACTATACCGAAAGCCTTTATACAAGGAAAAAGGATGATGTGTTAAAGGAAAATAAGGCTGATGATAAAAAGACGGGAAAAGATGCTGTCAGCGGAAAAGTTCATAGCAGCCTATCAAAAGACCAAAAGAAAAAGCTAAAAAAAGACATGGTAAAGGTATCTGCACTTTCTGGAATTGCCAAAGGAAGTGAAACTGTAAGAGATTACTTGTCTCATGGAAGTGATGAAAATCAAGGAGTGGAAGCAGGAGAAAAGACAGCAGATACAAGCTCAAAGCTCATTCATGGCATAAAGAAGTATTCTGATAAGAAAGGAGCTAAAAGAGGCTATGACCTTACAAATAAGGACTATAAAATCAGAAAGCGTAAGTCAAAGTTGGAATTTCGTGATGCCAAAAAGGAACTGAAAAAGACGGATGAGTATAAAAGAGCAAGTGCATATAAAAGATTTCAAAAGAAAAATCAGGCAAAGGCAGTAATTTCTCGTGAGAATAAGTCAAGGCTTAGAGATCGAATTAAAGAGGGACTTATCGGAACACTGAAAAGCTCAAAGGATATGATTATCCGAAAAGCAAAAGGACTAATGCTTATTTTCATAGGTATCATTATCTTAGGGACTTTTGTGATTAACTTTGCAGGAACGGGAATGACAGGCTTTATGAACTCTACAAGCTCTGTGCTTACAACAAGCTATTTATCAAAGCCAAATGTCCTAAGTGAAATCAATCAGAAATTTTCAGATATGGAGGGTGAGCTTCAAAGTGAAGTTGACCATGTGAAAGAAAATTATCCCGGATATGATGAATATATCTTAAATAATACAGAATACATCGGTCATAATGTCCATGAGCTTTTATCCTACATTACATCAAGGTGCGGAGAGGTAAAGAGTGTATCGGAAGTAGAATCCATATTAAAAGAATTATTTGAGTCCATGTATGACCTTGAGTATAGGGAAGAAATTGAAATCAGATACAGGATGGTTACGGAAACCTATACCGATGAAGATGGCAATGAATATACCGAAAGCCACGAAGAACCTTATGAGTATAAAAAACTCATCGTAACGCTTCATAAAAAAGAGATGGACAGCATTATCCGAAAGGTCTTTGCAAACTATCCCGATAATCTAAAGCACTATGAAGCCTTGTTCCTTGCACAAGGCAATATGGGAGAAGTCTTTGGTAATAGTGACCTTATCAGTGCAAATGGTGGTGTAGGTGGTGGAAAAGAGTATGAGGCATCTACGGAAGTACAAAAGAAGATTGTTAATGCTGCATACATTACGCCATCTCCGGGTGCAGGCTGGTGTGCTATGTGGGTATCTCAGGTTTATCAGAATGCAGGACTTGGATATATCGGAGGAAATGCTAATGATATGTACCGAAACTATACCTTTACATCAGACAGGTCAAAGTTAAAGGTAGGGATGCTTGTTGCAGTTGAGAGCAGTAGTAGTGGTGGCACAGCCGGACTTACTTATGGTCATGTCGGTATTTATATAGGAGATGGGAAAGTGATTGATAACATAGGTCATATAAGAGTAACTACCTTAGATGATTGGATAGCAACATTTTGTAAGCACCATCCCGTAGGATTCGGTTTTCCGCCAAATGTAAATAGATAA
- a CDS encoding VirB4-like conjugal transfer ATPase, CD1110 family codes for MDKKRKIQQIKLMQNEKALRSQKRDLKKSNCKSKKDKGGILDLIFKKEPKRYTVEDTIPYLRLLKSGICQLDEKHFSKSIAFQDINYQLALDEDRDLIFNQFANFLNSFDPSISIEFSYINQLGRNEEMKSAIQIPDKKDGFDDIRFEFREMLKSQIVKGNNGLKKSKYVTFTVEADNLEQATSKLERLEIDILSNLKSMGVRAESLNGEERLKILHDVLNPNKTFEFSYKDLKKRESTKTYIVPDEFNFTPSRYFKFGKFIGATSHFQILASELSDRMLAEFLDIDDNINISFHIRAIDQSEAIKMVKRKNTDIDKMKIEENKKAVRSGYDMDILPSDLITYGEDVKSLLKDLQTRDERMFVVSIVFMNFARTVQKLDNTIAQISSIANKHNCKLKRFDHSQEQGLVSVLPLGVNKIEIDRGLTSSSTAVFMPFTTEELFINSSNSLYYGLNALSHNLIMADRKKLKNPNGLILGTPGSGKSFSAKREMANAILVTDDDVIICDPEGEYGNLVRQFKGEVIKVSSKSKDYLNPLDINMNYGDGDAPLKDKANFIMSMLELVVGGSGLTAEEKSVIDRCLPKIYEKYFEHPTPDNMPILQDLYDMLKGQEEKVGKKLATEMEIYVSGSLNVFNHRSNVDLNKKLLCFDIKELGSQLKKIGMLVIQDQVWNKVSRNRGNKATRYYIDEFHLLLKDEQTASYSVEIWKRFRKWGGIPTGITQNVKDLLMSKEIENIFDNTDFVLMLNQASGDREILARKLKISLPQLRYVTNSNEGEGLLFFGNTIVPFLDKFPKDTILYQKMTTKPEEVR; via the coding sequence TTGGACAAGAAAAGAAAAATTCAGCAAATAAAACTCATGCAAAACGAAAAGGCATTGAGAAGTCAAAAGCGGGACTTAAAGAAAAGTAATTGCAAGTCAAAAAAAGATAAGGGAGGAATCCTTGACCTTATCTTTAAGAAAGAACCGAAAAGATATACGGTAGAAGATACCATTCCCTATCTAAGGCTTTTAAAAAGCGGAATATGCCAGCTTGATGAAAAGCACTTCAGTAAAAGTATAGCCTTTCAGGACATTAACTATCAGCTTGCCTTAGATGAAGATAGGGACTTGATTTTTAATCAGTTTGCAAACTTCCTAAACTCTTTTGATCCAAGTATCAGCATTGAGTTTTCATATATCAATCAGCTCGGACGAAACGAAGAAATGAAGTCGGCAATTCAGATACCGGATAAAAAGGACGGTTTCGACGATATACGCTTTGAATTTAGAGAGATGCTTAAAAGCCAGATTGTAAAGGGAAATAACGGACTTAAAAAATCAAAGTATGTAACCTTTACAGTGGAAGCGGATAATTTAGAACAGGCAACATCAAAACTTGAAAGACTGGAGATAGATATATTATCTAATCTAAAGAGCATGGGTGTGAGAGCAGAAAGCCTAAACGGAGAAGAAAGGCTAAAGATACTTCATGATGTTTTAAATCCGAATAAGACCTTTGAATTTTCCTACAAAGACCTAAAGAAAAGAGAAAGCACAAAGACATATATTGTGCCTGATGAGTTTAACTTTACACCGAGTAGATACTTTAAGTTCGGCAAATTCATCGGAGCAACAAGTCATTTTCAAATCCTTGCAAGTGAGCTTTCAGACCGTATGCTTGCCGAGTTTTTGGATATTGACGATAACATCAATATTTCCTTTCATATTAGGGCAATCGACCAATCGGAAGCCATTAAGATGGTAAAACGAAAAAACACTGATATTGATAAGATGAAGATTGAGGAAAATAAGAAGGCGGTAAGAAGCGGTTATGATATGGACATTCTTCCATCGGACTTAATTACCTATGGTGAGGATGTAAAGAGCCTCTTAAAAGACTTGCAGACAAGAGATGAGCGAATGTTTGTAGTAAGTATCGTCTTTATGAATTTTGCAAGGACAGTGCAAAAGCTCGATAACACAATTGCTCAAATAAGCTCCATTGCAAATAAGCATAACTGTAAGCTGAAAAGATTTGACCATTCTCAGGAACAAGGTTTAGTGAGCGTGCTGCCTCTTGGTGTAAATAAGATTGAAATAGATAGAGGACTGACAAGCTCATCAACGGCAGTATTTATGCCATTTACCACAGAGGAGCTTTTTATCAACTCAAGTAACAGTCTGTACTATGGACTAAATGCCCTAAGCCATAACCTGATTATGGCGGATAGAAAGAAATTAAAGAACCCAAACGGTCTAATCCTCGGAACTCCGGGTAGTGGTAAGTCCTTTAGTGCCAAAAGAGAAATGGCAAATGCAATTTTGGTAACAGATGATGATGTGATTATCTGCGATCCGGAAGGAGAGTATGGAAACCTCGTAAGGCAGTTTAAGGGAGAAGTCATTAAGGTCAGCAGTAAGTCAAAGGATTACCTGAATCCCCTTGATATAAACATGAACTACGGTGATGGGGATGCACCGCTGAAAGACAAGGCAAACTTTATCATGAGTATGCTTGAGCTTGTAGTAGGTGGTAGTGGTCTTACAGCAGAAGAAAAGTCCGTTATAGATAGGTGCCTTCCTAAAATCTATGAAAAGTATTTTGAACATCCTACTCCTGACAATATGCCGATACTTCAAGACCTATACGATATGTTAAAAGGGCAGGAAGAAAAGGTCGGTAAGAAGCTGGCAACAGAGATGGAAATCTATGTATCGGGTTCTCTCAATGTCTTTAATCACAGGTCAAATGTGGATTTAAATAAGAAGCTACTTTGTTTTGATATTAAGGAGCTTGGAAGTCAGCTAAAGAAAATCGGTATGCTTGTTATTCAGGATCAGGTGTGGAACAAGGTATCAAGGAACAGGGGAAATAAGGCTACAAGATACTATATTGACGAATTTCACCTGCTGTTAAAAGATGAGCAGACAGCATCGTATTCGGTTGAGATATGGAAGAGGTTTAGAAAATGGGGAGGTATCCCGACAGGTATCACGCAAAATGTCAAAGACCTACTTATGAGTAAGGAGATAGAAAATATCTTTGATAATACGGACTTTGTCTTAATGCTAAATCAGGCTTCGGGAGATAGAGAAATCTTAGCAAGGAAACTTAAAATCTCACTTCCACAGCTCAGATATGTTACTAATTCAAATGAAGGTGAGGGACTACTTTTCTTTGGAAATACCATTGTGCCTTTCCTTGATAAGTTTCCGAAAGATACAATTTTATATCAGAAGATGACTACCAAGCCGGAAGAAGTGAGGTAG
- a CDS encoding PrgI family protein encodes MAYVPIPKDLNKVKTKVAFNLTKRQLIGFTLAGLVGIPVYLFMRKFVPNDIAIIFLIVSTLPIFFITLFEKDGLTFEKYFKYIYLHKFYQPQKRVRKEVYLGQEKKNSANKTHAKRKGIEKSKAGLKEK; translated from the coding sequence ATGGCATATGTACCAATCCCTAAAGACTTAAATAAGGTAAAGACAAAGGTTGCTTTTAACCTAACGAAAAGGCAGCTCATAGGCTTCACACTTGCAGGACTGGTTGGAATACCAGTCTATTTATTTATGAGGAAGTTTGTGCCAAATGACATAGCTATCATATTCCTTATCGTATCCACGCTTCCTATCTTTTTCATCACACTATTTGAAAAAGACGGACTGACATTTGAGAAATACTTTAAGTACATTTATCTTCATAAGTTTTATCAACCGCAAAAGAGAGTGAGAAAGGAGGTTTACCTTGGACAAGAAAAGAAAAATTCAGCAAATAAAACTCATGCAAAACGAAAAGGCATTGAGAAGTCAAAAGCGGGACTTAAAGAAAAGTAA
- a CDS encoding VirB6/TrbL-like conjugal transfer protein, CD1112 family has product MFGIFDKIEEFFKELLLGGIQANLESMFLDINDKVGAVATDVGKTPMGWNGDVFAFIKSINDSVIIPIAGLIITAVLCIELINMVMQKNNMHDTDTFEFFKYIIKMWIAVWLVSHAFEFSMAVFDVAQHMVNKAAGVINTSATVSGDQIVAMMDTLKEKGLGELVMILFETSLIKVAIQVISVVIMLVVYGRMFEIYVYSSVSAIPFATMGNKEWGQIGTNYIKGLFALGLQGLFLMVCLGIYAVLVKTIKITDIHTSTMTILGYAVLLGLMMLKSGTLAKSVLNAH; this is encoded by the coding sequence ATGTTTGGAATATTCGACAAGATAGAAGAATTCTTTAAGGAGCTTCTACTGGGCGGTATCCAAGCAAACTTAGAGTCCATGTTTCTTGACATCAACGATAAAGTTGGTGCGGTTGCAACAGATGTAGGTAAAACGCCTATGGGGTGGAACGGAGATGTATTTGCCTTTATCAAAAGCATTAACGATTCCGTTATCATTCCAATAGCGGGACTAATCATCACAGCAGTTCTTTGTATCGAGCTTATCAATATGGTAATGCAAAAGAACAATATGCACGATACAGATACTTTTGAATTTTTCAAGTACATCATCAAGATGTGGATTGCTGTATGGTTAGTATCCCATGCCTTTGAGTTTTCAATGGCAGTTTTTGATGTGGCACAGCACATGGTAAATAAGGCGGCAGGGGTGATAAATACCTCTGCCACCGTTTCCGGAGATCAGATAGTGGCAATGATGGATACCCTAAAAGAAAAGGGGCTTGGAGAACTTGTCATGATTCTCTTTGAAACCTCACTCATCAAGGTTGCTATACAGGTAATATCCGTTGTGATTATGCTTGTAGTTTACGGAAGAATGTTTGAGATTTATGTTTACTCATCGGTTTCAGCCATTCCATTTGCCACAATGGGAAACAAGGAGTGGGGACAGATTGGAACAAACTATATCAAAGGACTATTTGCACTTGGATTACAAGGACTCTTTTTAATGGTTTGTCTTGGAATTTACGCAGTTTTAGTTAAGACGATTAAGATAACAGATATACACACAAGTACCATGACGATACTTGGCTATGCGGTTTTGCTGGGGTTAATGATGCTAAAGAGCGGAACACTGGCCAAAAGCGTATTAAATGCACACTAA
- a CDS encoding Maff2 family mobile element protein has translation MAFFTQAVNVLKILVMAVGAGLGAWGVINLMEGYGNDNPGAKSQGIKQLMAGGGIVLIGLKLIPLLANVLN, from the coding sequence ATGGCATTTTTTACACAGGCAGTTAATGTATTAAAGATTTTGGTTATGGCAGTAGGTGCAGGACTTGGAGCATGGGGCGTTATCAATCTTATGGAAGGATATGGTAATGACAATCCCGGTGCTAAGAGCCAAGGTATTAAGCAGCTTATGGCTGGAGGAGGGATCGTTCTTATCGGACTTAAGCTCATTCCACTACTTGCCAATGTACTCAATTAA
- a CDS encoding VirD4-like conjugal transfer protein, CD1115 family — protein sequence MIDKLLKDIKGLFKVQDKVKFLKQNIPYLAFFYIGNIFSHHVRAYIGGDIIDKIFQGILEINTMSFLPSLHPTDIIMGVVVAVLIKIIVYTKGKNAKKFRQGKEYGSARWGTKKDIEPYVDEKFQNNILLTQTERLTMNGRPANPKYARNKNVLVIGGSGSGKTRFYVKPNLMQMHSSYCVTDPKGTIVLECGKMLEDNGYEIKILNTINFKKSMKYNPFAYLRSEKDILKLVQTIIENTKGEGEKAGEDFWVKAEKLYYTALIGYIFYEAPREEKNFATLLDMIDASEVREDDETYMNPIDRLFEALEKKEPTHFAVKQYKKYKLAAGKTAKSILISCGARLAPFDIRELRDLMSEDELELDTLGDRKTALFVIISDTDDTFNFVVSIMYSQLFNLLCDKADDVYGGRLPVHVRCLLDEFANIGLIPKFEKLIATIRSREISASIILQAQSQLKAIYKDNADTIVGNCDSTLFLGGKEKTTLKELSETLGKETIDLYNTSETRSNQKSFGLNYQKTGKELMSQDEITVMDGGKCIFQLRGVRPFLSDKFDITKHKNYKLLEDYDKKNLFDIESYMKRKGKAKLNRETVITRMQ from the coding sequence ATGATAGATAAATTATTAAAGGACATCAAAGGCTTATTTAAGGTGCAAGATAAGGTAAAGTTTCTAAAGCAGAACATTCCCTATCTTGCATTTTTCTATATAGGTAATATCTTTTCACATCATGTAAGAGCCTATATAGGTGGCGATATTATTGACAAAATTTTTCAAGGGATATTAGAGATTAATACGATGAGCTTTCTTCCAAGCCTTCATCCTACGGATATTATAATGGGCGTGGTAGTAGCTGTTTTAATCAAAATTATCGTATATACCAAAGGGAAAAATGCTAAAAAGTTTAGACAGGGGAAAGAGTATGGCTCAGCAAGATGGGGAACGAAAAAAGATATAGAGCCATATGTGGATGAAAAGTTTCAAAACAATATCCTACTTACGCAAACAGAACGATTAACCATGAATGGCAGACCGGCTAATCCTAAATATGCTCGTAACAAAAATGTGCTTGTAATCGGTGGATCAGGAAGTGGAAAAACGAGATTTTATGTAAAACCGAATCTTATGCAGATGCACTCGTCATATTGTGTAACCGATCCTAAAGGAACGATAGTCCTTGAGTGCGGTAAGATGCTTGAAGATAACGGATATGAGATAAAAATCCTAAATACCATTAACTTCAAAAAGTCTATGAAATATAATCCCTTTGCTTATCTCAGAAGTGAAAAAGACATACTAAAATTAGTGCAAACCATCATTGAAAACACCAAGGGCGAGGGAGAAAAAGCAGGTGAAGATTTTTGGGTCAAAGCCGAAAAGCTCTACTATACAGCCCTTATCGGATATATCTTCTACGAAGCACCAAGAGAGGAAAAGAACTTTGCAACACTCCTTGATATGATAGACGCTTCTGAGGTCAGAGAAGATGATGAAACATACATGAATCCGATAGATAGGCTCTTTGAAGCACTGGAGAAGAAAGAACCTACACATTTTGCAGTGAAGCAATATAAAAAGTACAAATTGGCTGCCGGAAAAACGGCAAAATCTATTCTTATCTCTTGTGGTGCAAGGCTTGCTCCCTTTGATATTAGGGAACTTAGGGACTTGATGAGTGAAGATGAACTGGAGCTTGATACACTGGGGGATAGAAAGACAGCCTTATTTGTTATCATCTCTGATACAGACGATACTTTTAACTTTGTAGTTTCCATTATGTACTCACAACTTTTTAATCTCTTATGTGATAAGGCAGATGATGTATATGGCGGACGATTACCTGTCCATGTGAGATGCTTGCTTGATGAATTTGCAAACATTGGTTTAATACCTAAGTTTGAGAAGTTAATTGCAACCATCAGAAGTAGAGAGATTTCGGCAAGTATTATATTACAGGCACAATCTCAGCTAAAGGCAATCTACAAGGATAACGCCGATACGATTGTCGGTAACTGTGATAGTACCCTATTCTTAGGCGGAAAGGAGAAGACAACATTAAAAGAGCTTTCGGAAACACTTGGTAAAGAAACTATTGATCTTTACAACACTTCGGAAACAAGAAGCAATCAAAAGAGTTTTGGATTAAATTATCAAAAGACCGGTAAGGAACTGATGAGTCAGGACGAGATAACGGTTATGGATGGTGGTAAATGTATCTTTCAGCTTCGAGGTGTCAGACCGTTTTTGTCGGATAAATTCGATATTACAAAGCACAAGAATTATAAGCTCCTTGAGGATTATGACAAGAAGAATTTGTTTGACATAGAAAGCTATATGAAGCGAAAAGGAAAAGCAAAATTAAATAGAGAAACGGTTATTACAAGAATGCAGTAA
- a CDS encoding PcfB family protein, with amino-acid sequence MINEEIARKTLNMEVRAAKVTGKLILNLLKKLMKEAEKLGGLEKLVNTNGNEVKLKDMVKKGQLEEIPVEEAELKELKKELNRYGVKFSVMKDKESGKYSVFFQAKDMKVMDKAFKHALSESEKKTERKESIHRNIEKFKEMAKNSVSKDKIKNKQKEQSL; translated from the coding sequence TTGATCAATGAAGAAATAGCAAGAAAAACACTGAATATGGAAGTTAGAGCTGCTAAAGTAACAGGAAAGCTAATTCTGAACTTGTTAAAGAAATTGATGAAAGAAGCAGAAAAACTTGGAGGACTTGAAAAGCTGGTTAATACTAACGGAAATGAAGTAAAGCTAAAAGATATGGTTAAAAAGGGGCAGCTTGAAGAAATTCCAGTTGAAGAAGCAGAACTTAAGGAACTGAAAAAAGAACTTAATCGGTATGGGGTAAAGTTTTCAGTGATGAAAGATAAGGAAAGTGGGAAATACTCAGTGTTCTTTCAAGCTAAAGATATGAAGGTTATGGACAAAGCATTTAAGCATGCCCTTTCAGAATCAGAAAAGAAAACGGAAAGGAAGGAGTCCATTCATAGGAATATTGAGAAGTTCAAGGAGATGGCTAAAAACTCTGTTTCCAAAGATAAAATCAAGAATAAACAAAAGGAGCAGAGCCTATGA
- a CDS encoding ATP-binding protein — MMKELEKVMIEDVEYSYDPEKEYIKDGHAFCKVCHERKDGKVMEFFDNKMIFKISCKCDRDREAREKERQKQMEIERLKSSCFNSIIQWSYTFENYQGEENQSLIIAKNFVKDYEEMKKENIGLLFYGSVGSGKTYLACSIANSLIEQYRIGVKIRNFSQIINELQKGGFDFDKNAYIESLVNTSVLILDDLGIERDTSYAKEQVYNIVNNRYLKQKPTIFTTNLSYDTIQNCKDSVEYQRIYSRIIGMCIPVMVVGEDFRKVIQKDKLNRNKDRLLNGGERS; from the coding sequence ATGATGAAAGAATTAGAAAAAGTAATGATAGAAGATGTAGAGTATTCTTACGATCCTGAAAAAGAATATATCAAGGACGGACACGCATTTTGTAAAGTTTGCCATGAAAGAAAAGACGGAAAAGTGATGGAGTTCTTTGATAACAAGATGATATTTAAGATTTCTTGCAAATGCGATAGAGATAGAGAGGCAAGAGAAAAAGAAAGACAAAAGCAGATGGAGATTGAACGATTAAAGAGTAGCTGCTTTAACTCGATTATTCAGTGGTCATACACATTTGAAAATTATCAGGGAGAAGAAAACCAAAGCCTTATCATTGCAAAGAACTTTGTAAAAGACTATGAGGAAATGAAAAAAGAAAATATCGGACTCCTTTTTTATGGCTCAGTAGGTAGCGGAAAGACCTATCTTGCCTGCTCCATTGCAAATAGCCTTATTGAACAGTATCGAATAGGTGTTAAAATAAGAAATTTTTCACAGATTATCAATGAACTGCAAAAGGGAGGATTTGATTTTGACAAGAACGCATATATTGAATCCCTTGTAAATACTTCCGTTCTTATCTTGGATGACTTAGGAATAGAAAGAGATACAAGCTATGCCAAAGAGCAAGTATATAACATCGTGAATAACAGGTATTTAAAACAGAAACCGACTATCTTTACCACTAACCTTTCATACGACACAATCCAAAATTGTAAGGATAGCGTAGAGTATCAAAGAATCTACTCAAGAATCATAGGGATGTGTATTCCTGTTATGGTTGTAGGAGAAGATTTTAGAAAGGTTATTCAAAAGGACAAACTGAATCGGAATAAGGACAGACTGCTGAATGGAGGTGAGAGAAGTTGA